The following proteins are encoded in a genomic region of Cyclonatronum proteinivorum:
- a CDS encoding NYN domain-containing protein: MNPHSSEPSMQALRNLSDLRLAVLIDADNISYNHINNMMVEITRYGTPTFKRIYGDWTQPNLAGWKNVLLDYAITPIQQYSYTKGKNATDSALIIDAMDILYSGKVDGFCIVSSDSDFTRLATRLREAGMRVIGMGEKKTPKPFITACDRFLFIEVLADSSDQDDDDDSGSSDSSAAQKSGSSSTENDTSQKSKSSRSTAKKKRKTPVERHIKKMLRLSVSDVADEDGWAFLGEVGNMILKKEPSFDPRNYGFTKLTPLLKDLKLFEFDERQPKGSNVRHIYIRDKRGQH, translated from the coding sequence ATGAATCCTCACAGCAGCGAACCATCCATGCAGGCCCTCCGAAACCTGAGCGACCTCAGGCTTGCCGTACTAATCGACGCAGACAATATTTCCTACAACCACATCAATAATATGATGGTGGAAATAACCCGCTATGGTACGCCAACCTTCAAAAGAATTTACGGCGACTGGACCCAACCCAACCTCGCGGGCTGGAAAAACGTCCTTCTTGATTACGCCATCACGCCCATTCAGCAGTACAGCTACACCAAGGGGAAAAATGCGACGGATTCAGCGCTGATTATCGACGCCATGGACATCCTCTATTCCGGCAAGGTTGATGGCTTCTGCATCGTATCAAGCGACAGCGACTTCACCCGGCTGGCCACACGTCTGCGCGAAGCGGGCATGCGCGTAATCGGCATGGGAGAAAAGAAAACGCCCAAACCTTTTATCACAGCCTGCGACCGGTTCCTCTTTATTGAAGTGCTCGCCGACAGCTCCGATCAGGACGATGACGACGATTCCGGTTCCTCAGACAGCAGTGCAGCCCAAAAATCCGGCAGCAGCAGCACCGAAAACGATACTTCACAAAAAAGCAAAAGCAGCCGTAGCACTGCCAAAAAGAAGCGGAAAACACCAGTAGAACGGCACATCAAAAAAATGCTGCGGCTCAGCGTTTCAGATGTAGCTGATGAAGATGGCTGGGCATTTCTTGGCGAAGTCGGGAACATGATTCTGAAAAAGGAACCCTCTTTTGACCCCCGCAACTACGGCTTCACCAAACTCACCCCCTTACTCAAAGACCTCAAGCTCTTCGAATTTGACGAGCGCCAGCCCAAAGGCTCCAATGTGCGGCACATTTACATCCGCGACAAAAGGGGGCAGCATTAG
- a CDS encoding ribonuclease D: protein MLKNKFMIRYTATPQELNTAVEHLHAAPEISIDLEFDKNYYRYGFNLCLMQVMADSTCYLVDPLSDDIEIDRTFQPLENPKIPKTCFAFGEDIRLLHTLGCYPKNVLDLSLAANLLNYQPMSLTQLLIEVLGVRTGKAAQMSNWYKRPLTGHQKQYAAEDVMFLPELREQLMDQAEKKGVTSWILEENQVWETEDFAGTGEVDYLKDKDRKGMSEMAWHLYTRLIEFREKIAQKKNMPSYKVIDKSFLRAVATKPGYVEVWHQERGVHPSLRNKNAGYEAQLLVEDSLEEARELGLSDMKPAEKKLSKEKLASIKRYQNIIRHLKQEVFNPVKQQIGREYGENTAAFILNNRVIEAYVSEKPEEILPYRRELIEHTAMSLGMHVEGSVDEAKRSNN from the coding sequence ATGCTCAAAAATAAATTTATGATTCGCTACACCGCAACCCCGCAGGAACTTAACACCGCTGTTGAACACCTTCACGCAGCCCCGGAAATCTCTATCGATCTCGAATTCGACAAAAACTATTACCGCTATGGCTTCAATTTATGCCTCATGCAGGTTATGGCAGACTCCACCTGTTATCTTGTGGATCCGCTTTCCGACGATATCGAGATCGACCGCACTTTTCAGCCGCTTGAAAACCCCAAAATCCCAAAAACCTGTTTTGCCTTCGGCGAAGACATCCGGCTGTTACATACCCTTGGCTGTTACCCCAAAAACGTGCTCGACCTCAGCCTCGCCGCAAATTTGCTAAACTACCAGCCCATGTCGCTGACCCAGCTTCTGATAGAAGTTCTTGGCGTACGGACCGGCAAAGCGGCCCAAATGAGTAACTGGTACAAACGCCCGCTGACGGGACATCAGAAGCAATATGCCGCTGAAGATGTCATGTTCCTGCCCGAATTACGGGAACAGCTGATGGATCAGGCCGAAAAAAAAGGCGTTACAAGCTGGATTTTAGAAGAAAATCAGGTCTGGGAAACAGAAGATTTTGCCGGTACAGGTGAAGTTGATTATCTCAAGGACAAAGACCGAAAAGGGATGTCTGAAATGGCCTGGCACCTGTACACACGGCTGATTGAATTCCGGGAAAAAATCGCACAGAAAAAAAACATGCCGTCTTACAAAGTCATCGACAAGTCATTCCTGAGAGCTGTTGCCACCAAACCCGGCTACGTAGAAGTCTGGCACCAGGAAAGGGGGGTTCATCCTTCCCTGCGAAACAAAAACGCTGGCTACGAAGCGCAGTTGCTCGTTGAAGATTCTCTTGAAGAAGCAAGAGAGCTGGGATTGTCAGACATGAAGCCGGCTGAGAAAAAGCTTTCCAAAGAAAAACTTGCCTCCATCAAGCGGTATCAGAATATCATCCGGCACCTCAAGCAGGAAGTCTTCAATCCTGTAAAGCAGCAAATTGGCCGGGAGTACGGTGAAAACACCGCTGCCTTTATCCTCAACAACCGGGTGATTGAAGCCTATGTATCAGAAAAGCCCGAAGAGATTCTGCCCTACCGCCGCGAGCTCATCGAGCATACCGCCATGTCACTGGGCATGCACGTAGAAGGCTCCGTAGATGAAGCCAAGCGGTCCAATAATTAA